A stretch of Chryseobacterium viscerum DNA encodes these proteins:
- a CDS encoding sulfurtransferase yields the protein MSPIISPSDLKNLPVENLILLDARTGKDVKQNYLEKHIKGARFIDLDKDLAEIGENAAFGGRHPLPSVEKFSETLSDLGIYEGAHLVVYDDKNASNAAARAWWMLRSFGFENVQVLDGGMQAAEKAGLEFSSGEEKFDKVSSIKKDHWSLPVSSLEIVESDLNNNSSTVIDVRDAYRYKGESEPIDLVAGHIPGAINIPFSENLDENGNFLSPEVLKEKYGKLLENKPEHLIIHCGSGVTACHTILALDYAGFPIPDLYVGSWSEWSRREGKEIAKDI from the coding sequence ATGTCTCCAATCATCTCCCCATCCGATCTAAAAAATCTTCCAGTAGAAAATCTTATCCTTCTTGATGCAAGAACCGGAAAAGATGTAAAGCAGAATTACCTTGAAAAACATATTAAAGGAGCAAGATTCATTGATCTGGATAAAGATTTGGCTGAAATTGGAGAAAATGCAGCTTTTGGCGGCAGACACCCGCTTCCTTCTGTAGAAAAGTTTTCAGAAACGCTTTCAGATCTTGGAATTTATGAAGGAGCTCATCTCGTTGTTTATGACGACAAAAATGCTTCAAATGCAGCGGCAAGAGCATGGTGGATGTTAAGATCTTTCGGGTTTGAAAACGTACAGGTTCTTGATGGCGGAATGCAGGCTGCAGAAAAAGCTGGTTTAGAGTTTTCTTCGGGAGAAGAGAAATTTGATAAGGTGTCTTCAATCAAGAAAGATCACTGGAGTCTTCCTGTTTCCAGTCTTGAAATTGTTGAAAGTGACTTGAATAATAATTCTTCTACTGTTATTGATGTAAGAGATGCTTACCGGTACAAGGGAGAATCAGAACCTATTGATCTGGTTGCCGGGCATATTCCGGGAGCGATCAATATTCCTTTTTCTGAAAATCTTGATGAAAACGGAAACTTTCTGAGTCCTGAAGTTTTAAAAGAAAAATATGGAAAGTTATTAGAAAATAAACCTGAACATCTGATTATTCACTGCGGATCGGGCGTTACTGCCTGCCATACTATTTTAGCGCTGGACTATGCCGGATTCCCCATTCCGGATTTGTATGTAGGTTCCTGGAGTGAGTGGAGCAGGAGAGAAGGAAAGGAAATAGCAAAAGATATTTAA
- a CDS encoding hydroxymethylglutaryl-CoA lyase, translating into MFLTECPRDAMQGWGEFIPTDKKIDYINSLMDVGFDVLDCLSFVSPKAIPQMADSDEVAKNIDKSRSKTKVSAIIGNYRGAEKALKHQSVDILGFPFSISETFQHRNTNKSQEEAFDEIIKMLELVKSEGKQLNIYFSMAFGNPYGEMWKWEDVDQWAQRFSDIGVKDILLSDTTGVATPETIALLFEKIPSKYPEINFGGHFHNRYEDSYSKLKAAYDKGCRRFDSAIKGIGGCPMAKDDLVGNMPTEQVINFMSVEKAEHKLNLLNFESSYNKAKDIFHF; encoded by the coding sequence ATGTTTCTTACCGAATGTCCTAGAGATGCAATGCAGGGATGGGGAGAATTTATCCCTACTGATAAAAAAATAGATTATATCAACTCCTTGATGGATGTTGGCTTTGATGTATTGGATTGTCTGAGTTTTGTTTCCCCGAAAGCAATTCCGCAAATGGCTGACTCTGATGAGGTGGCAAAAAATATTGATAAATCACGCTCCAAAACCAAAGTTTCCGCAATTATTGGCAACTACAGAGGTGCTGAAAAAGCATTGAAACACCAGTCAGTGGATATTCTGGGCTTTCCGTTTTCTATTTCCGAAACTTTTCAGCACAGAAATACCAATAAAAGTCAGGAAGAAGCGTTTGATGAAATCATTAAAATGCTTGAACTGGTAAAAAGTGAAGGGAAACAACTTAATATCTATTTCTCTATGGCTTTTGGAAATCCATATGGTGAAATGTGGAAGTGGGAAGATGTTGACCAGTGGGCACAGAGATTCTCAGATATCGGAGTGAAAGATATTTTATTGTCAGATACTACCGGAGTGGCAACTCCCGAAACAATTGCTCTTTTGTTTGAAAAAATACCTTCAAAATACCCTGAAATTAACTTTGGAGGACACTTTCATAACCGTTATGAAGATTCCTATTCAAAATTAAAAGCGGCTTATGATAAAGGCTGCAGAAGATTTGATAGTGCCATCAAAGGAATCGGAGGATGCCCTATGGCTAAGGATGATCTTGTAGGAAATATGCCTACAGAACAGGTGATCAACTTTATGAGCGTTGAAAAAGCAGAACATAAACTGAACCTTCTGAACTTTGAAAGCTCTTATAATAAAGCGAAGGATATTTTTCATTTTTAA
- the pepT gene encoding peptidase T has translation MSTIEFNPLWKEKLLNRFLSYVKIYSTSDAESETTPSTPRQWDIANYITEELKTIGLENVSIDEHGYIMGYVPSNLENDDRPTIGFISHYDTSPDFSGENVKPQVWENYDGNDLLLNQATGFTLSPSRFESLKKYIGQTLITTDGTTLLGADDKAGCAEIVTAAEYLIAHPEIKHGRIAIGFTPDEEIGRGAHKFDVAKFGAEWAYTMDGGEVGELEYENFNAAGAVVKIHGLSVHPGYAYGKMINAALLAAEFAQMLPANETPATTKGFDGFYHLMEITADISEAKLQYIIRDHDADKFEARKKFLEGKIAEFNQKHGEGTAEVEIKEQYRNMKQQFEGKMHIVDLAAKAMTEAGIEPKIKAIRGGTDGAQLSYMGLPCPNIFAGGINFHGPYEYVALESMEKATEVIINIVKA, from the coding sequence ATGAGTACAATAGAATTCAACCCATTGTGGAAAGAAAAATTACTGAACCGTTTTCTTAGCTATGTAAAAATATATTCAACCAGCGATGCAGAGAGCGAAACAACACCTTCTACTCCTCGCCAGTGGGATATTGCCAATTATATTACTGAAGAGCTGAAAACCATCGGCCTGGAAAATGTTTCAATTGATGAGCATGGTTATATTATGGGATATGTTCCTTCTAACCTTGAAAATGATGACAGACCTACGATCGGATTTATTTCACACTATGATACTTCACCAGACTTCAGCGGAGAAAATGTAAAACCTCAGGTTTGGGAAAATTATGACGGCAATGATCTTCTTTTGAACCAGGCTACAGGATTCACATTATCCCCTTCAAGATTTGAAAGTTTAAAAAAATATATTGGCCAAACGTTAATTACTACTGACGGAACAACTCTTCTGGGTGCCGATGATAAAGCGGGTTGTGCAGAGATTGTAACAGCTGCAGAATATCTTATCGCCCATCCTGAAATCAAACACGGAAGAATTGCTATAGGATTTACTCCGGATGAAGAGATCGGAAGAGGAGCACATAAATTTGATGTAGCTAAATTTGGAGCAGAATGGGCTTATACTATGGACGGTGGGGAAGTTGGAGAACTGGAATATGAAAACTTCAACGCTGCCGGAGCTGTAGTAAAAATTCATGGATTGAGTGTACACCCAGGTTATGCTTACGGAAAAATGATCAATGCAGCGCTTTTAGCAGCTGAGTTTGCTCAAATGCTTCCGGCTAATGAAACTCCGGCAACGACAAAAGGTTTTGACGGGTTTTATCATTTAATGGAGATTACAGCTGATATCTCTGAAGCTAAACTTCAATACATTATCCGTGATCATGATGCAGATAAATTTGAAGCCAGAAAGAAATTCTTAGAAGGAAAAATCGCTGAATTCAATCAAAAGCATGGTGAAGGAACTGCTGAAGTTGAAATCAAAGAACAATACAGAAACATGAAGCAGCAGTTTGAAGGTAAAATGCATATTGTAGATCTTGCAGCAAAAGCAATGACTGAAGCAGGTATTGAGCCTAAGATCAAAGCAATCAGAGGAGGAACTGATGGTGCTCAGCTTTCTTATATGGGACTTCCATGCCCTAATATTTTCGCAGGAGGAATCAACTTCCACGGGCCATACGAATATGTAGCTCTGGAAAGCATGGAAAAAGCAACTGAAGTAATTATTAATATTGTAAAAGCT